The proteins below come from a single Mus musculus strain C57BL/6J chromosome 5, GRCm38.p6 C57BL/6J genomic window:
- the Zfp316 gene encoding zinc finger protein 316, giving the protein MMAALQSAPDSPATQLEPAEDGSECDADPEEEEEEEQQEEEDEEEEEEVVVEEVATPVQEVAEVEVEANSADNGGGDDDDDGGGGDDDVEEVLAEEQTLSLGTQERHSNGGHAKAPVLQGKALQTSRVSPTTQDEDVEEEEEEEDEEHFLTQGLVTFEDVAVYFSLEEWERLGVDQRDLYREVMQENYGILVSLGYPIPKPDLIFHLEQGEEPWVEDGPHPEEGDVVTGVYTGAWFWNDDIEDHEEEDDEDFLAEVAEEENEPPGLWSAAYGVGDVPGTWGPDDSDSVQTPEGWGPNPGSLGILAEEVEAKHFLSGREPGENFLVPWAFPAVAVPIGCPETTCDVCGKVFPHRSRLAKHQRYHAAVKPFGCDECGKGFVYRSHLAIHQRTHTGEKPFPCPDCGKRFVYKSHLVTHRRIHTGERPYRCVFCGAGFGRRSYLVTHQRTHTGERPYPCLHCGRSFSQSSALARHQAVHTADRPHCCPDCGQAFRLRADFQRHRRSGGCTEPSSGDGARMAPHEVGMAPNEVEMAVAAVATVEPEELEAAPAETEEPEAGVADGDTEAEARQDEQVVVAPAAEATVPDSKKDPEPDRRFREMGNGLAEGEGPSSHPFGFHFPMHPKSWLHPDGFPILGFPEFSERLQADGRHLPGPLGSPLSLQGMGLACDPFRSVGPGAGVDGGLRAFPPAVRSLLSEPAPAALAEEESPWICSDCGKTFGRRAALAKHQRYHAGERPHRCADCGKSFVYGSHLARHRRTHTGERPFPCPECGARFARGSHLAAHVRGHTGEKPFVCGVCGAGFSRRAHLTAHGRAHTGERPYACAECGRRFGQSAALTRHQWAHAEEKPHRCPDCGKGFGHSSDFKRHRRTHTGEKPFRCADCGRGFAQRSNLAKHRRGHTGERPFPCPECGKRFSQRSVLVTHQRTHTGERPYLCSNCGRRFSQSSHLLTHMKTHRGPGSAPAHTSSTKAQAPAKATPPLPPPGSGSGTLLEFAGGTSFGSDPAAFAGPSGSYEESIL; this is encoded by the exons ATGATGGCTGCCCTTCAGAGTGCTCCAGACTCCCCAGCTACCCAGCTGGAGCCAGCAGAAGATGGGTCAGAATGTGATGCTGAccccgaggaggaggaggaggaggagcagcaggaggaggaggatgaagaagaggaggaagaggtagtAGTAGAAGAAGTGGCCACACCGGTGCAGGAGGTGGCAGAAGTAGAGGTGGAAGCCAACTCAGCAGACAATGGTggaggtgatgatgatgatgatggtggtggtggtgatgatgacgtGGAGGAGGTCCTGGCAGAGGAGCAGACTCTGAGCTTAGGGACCCAGGAGCGGCATAGCAATGGTGGTCATGCCAAGGCACCAGTTCTTCAAGGAAAAG CCCTACAGACCTCCCGGGTATCTCCCACTACTCAGGATGAagatgtggaggaagaagaggaagaggaagatgaggagcaTTTCCTGACCCAG GGCCTGGTGACTTTTGAAGATGTGGCCGTGTACTTCTCTTTGGAGGAGTGGGAGAGGCTGGGTGTGGACCAGCGGGATCTGTACCGGGAAGTAATGCAGGAGAACTATGGGATCCTGGTCTCCTTGG GATACCCAATCCCTAAGCCAGATCTGATCTTCCACCTCGAACAAGGAGAAGAACCTTGGGTTGAAGATGGCCCCCATCCCGAGGAGGGAGATGTCGTCACTGGTGTCTACACGG GAGCCTGGTTCTGGAACGATGACATAGAGGACCACGAGGAGGAAGATGACGAGGACTTCCTTGCTGAGGTGGCTGAGGAGGAGAATGAGCCCCCGGGGCTATGGTCTGCTGCCTATGGAGTGGGGGATGTGCCTGGGACTTGGGGCCCCGACGACTCGGATTCGGTGCAGACTCCAGAGGGTTGGGGACCCAACCCAGGCAGTCTCGGTATCCTGGCGGAGGAGGTTGAAGCAAAACATTTCCTGTCTGGCCGGGAGCCTGGGGAGAACTTTCTGGTGCCCTGGGCATTTCCCGCAGTGGCTGTCCCCATCGGATGTCCGGAGACCACTTGCGATGTGTGCGGCAAAGTGTTTCCGCACCGTTCCCGCCTGGCCAAGCACCAGCGCTACCACGCAGCGGTCAAGCCCTTCGGCTGCGACGAGTGCGGCAAGGGCTTTGTGTACCGCTCGCACCTGGCCATCCACCAGCGCACCCATACCGGCGAGAAGCCCTTCCCGTGCCCGGACTGCGGCAAGCGCTTCGTCTACAAGTCGCACCTGGTCACGCACCGGCGCATCCACACGGGCGAGCGGCCCTACCGCTGCGTCTTCTGCGGCGCGGGCTTCGGGCGGCGCTCCTACTTGGTGACCCATCAGCGCACGCACACCGGCGAGAGGCCCTACCCATGTCTACACTGCGGCCGTAGCTTCAGCCAGAGCTCAGCGCTCGCCCGCCACCAGGCTGTGCACACCGCTGATCGTCCTCACTGCTGTCCGGACTGCGGCCAGGCCTTCCGCCTGCGCGCCGACTTCCAGCGTCACCGGCGCAGTGGCGGCTGCACGGAACCCAGCAGTGGCGATGGCGCGCGGATGGCTCCCCACGAGGTGGGGATGGCTCCCAATGAGGTGGAGATGGCAGTCGCGGCTGTAGCCACGGTGGAACCTGAGGAACTGGAGGCCGCGCCCGCAGAGACTGAAGAGCCCGAGGCTGGTGTGGCAGATGGAGACACCGAGGCTGAAGCCAGACAGGACGAGCAGGTGGTGGTCGCTCCGGCGGCAGAAGCGACTGTCCCCGACAGCAAGAAGGACCCTGAACCAGACAGACGGTTTCGTGAGATGGGCAACGGCCTGGCTGAGGGCGAAGGGCCTTCCTCGCATCCGTTCGGCTTCCACTTCCCCATGCATCCCAAGTCCTGGCTGCATCCGGACGGTTTCCCCATTCTGGGGTTTCCCGAGTTCTCTGAACGGCTGCAAGCCGATGGACGCCATCTGCCCGGTCCCCTGGGCTCCCCGCTTTCCCTGCAAGGCATGGGGTTGGCTTGCGACCCGTTCCGCAGCGTGGGCCCCGGCGCCGGCGTGGATGGTGGCCTGCGAGCATTCCCGCCCGCTGTCCGCTCCTTGCTGTCGGAGCCCGCGCCTGCGGCGCTGGCGGAGGAGGAGAGCCCGTGGATCTGCTCCGACTGCGGCAAGACGTTCGGGCGGCGCGCGGCGCTGGCCAAGCACCAGCGCTACCACGCGGGTGAGCGGCCGCACCGCTGCGCCGACTGCGGCAAGAGCTTCGTGTACGGCTCGCACCTGGCGCGCCACCGGCGCACGCACACGGGCGAGCGGCCCTTCCCGTGCCCGGAATGCGGCGCTCGCTTCGCCCGCGGCTCGCACCTAGCGGCGCACGTGCGCGGCCACACCGGCGAGAAACCGTTCGTGTGCGGCGTGTGCGGGGCAGGCTTCAGCCGGCGCGCGCACCTCACGGCGCACGGGCGCGCGCACACGGGCGAGCGGCCCTACGCGTGCGCCGAGTGCGGCCGGCGCTTCGGCCAGAGCGCCGCGCTCACGCGGCACCAGTGGGCACACGCCGAGGAGAAGCCGCACCGCTGCCCGGACTGCGGCAAGGGCTTCGGCCACAGCTCGGACTTCAAGCGACACCGACGCACACACACGGGCGAGAAGCCGTTCCGTTGCGCTGACTGCGGCCGCGGGTTCGCACAGCGCTCCAACCTCGCCAAGCACCGGCGCGGCCACACGGGCGAGCGGCCCTTCCCCTGCCCCGAGTGCGGCAAGCGTTTCTCTCAGCGATCGGTGCTCGTGACGCACCAGCGCACGCACACGGGGGAGCGGCCGTACCTGTGCTCCAACTGCGGCCGGCGCTTCTCGCAGAGCTCGCACCTCCTCACGCACATGAAGACGCACCGCGGGCCGGGGAGCGCGCCGGCGCACACCTCCTCCACCAAGGCCCAGGCGCCTGCCAAGGCCACGCCGCCTCTGCCCCCACCGGGCTCGGGCTCCGGAACGCTGCTCGAGTTCGCGGGAGGAACCAGCTTCGGCTCCGATCCTGCCGCGTTCGCCGGGCCCTCCGGCAGCTACGAGGAGAGCATCCTGTGA
- the Zfp853 gene encoding zinc finger protein 853 isoform X3, whose translation MQHQQPKPQLQVVQLPRLGQEQHLLLQQHQMMQLPHQAQQMFQQQQEQLQLQQIQQQYLVQQQVYEPVPQQQVLLLQQLVQQQQVQEQLPLQQPTQEQQQSQHPQLLQKQLLQQQRQLLLQHVQDQVLQLQQVQEQKLLQQEQFQQQLLQQQQLLQQQGQLQQQHLQQQVLVLQPQGQLQQQLLLQQQQTQLQQQLLLQQQAQLQHQLLLQQQEQLQQQLLQQQQEQLQQQQLLQKQQEQLQQHQQLQPLPPEDEEVELELMPVDVGSEQELERQQELERLQEQRQLQLKMQEQLRQLEQHLEKQQQLEQLQQQQQLEQQEVHLELTPVELGAQQQELQLELTSVQPELQLEVVPAPGGSAPAPATVVVAPPGYVVLQELMVLPAVATSTVVAIPGPAGSAALTPAKQRRKRRARDRPTICSECGKGFSRSTDLVRHQATHTGERPYLCSECGKSFSQHSNLVTHQRIHTGEKPYACTYCSKCFSESSALVQHQRTHTGERPYVCGDCGKRFSVSSNLLRHRRTHSGERPYVCEDCGERFRHKVQIRRHERQLHGAGRSRGLGLLRSSRPGPSTRAQQNSASGKH comes from the coding sequence ATGCAGCACCAGCAACCAAAACCACAGCTGCAGGTGGTGCAGCTGCCAAGACTTGGACAAGAGCAACATTTATTGCTGCAGCAGCACCAGATGATGCAGCTTCCACACCAAGCACAACAGATGTTTCAacagcagcaggaacagctgCAACTGCAGCAAATTCAACAGCAGTATCTTGTGCAGCAGCAAGTATATGAACCTGTACCGCAGCAGCAAGTGCTGCTACTGCAGCAGCTGGTACAGCAGCAGCAAGTGCAGGAACAACTGCCATTACAGCAGCCAACGCAAGAGCAGCAACAGTCACAGCACCCACAGCTTCTCCAAAAGCAACTGTTACAACAGCAGAGACAGTTGCTGCTGCAGCATGTGCAAGATCAAGTATTGCAGTTACAACAAGTGCAAGAGCAGAAGCTGTTGCAACAGGAGCAGTTTCAGCAGCAGCTGCTCCAACAGCAGCAACTGCTGCAGCAGCAGGGACAGTTGCAACAGCAACACTTACAGCAGCAGGTACTGGTGCTGCAGCCACAGGGACAGCTACAGCAGCAACTATTGCTGCAGCAGCAACAGACACAGTTGCAGCAGCAGCTGTTGCTGCAGCAACAGGCACAATTGCAGCACCAACTATTACTGCAGCAGCAGGAACAGTTGCAGCAGCAGTTATTGCAACAGCAGCAGGAACagttgcagcagcagcagttatTGCAAAAGCAGCAGGAACAGCtacagcagcaccagcagctgcAGCCTCTTCCACCAGAGGACGAGGAAGTGGAACTTGAGCTCATGCCGGTGGACGTGGGGTctgagcaggagctggagaggcagcAAGAGCTGGAAAGACTGCAGGAACAGCGGCAGCTGCAGCTAAAAATGCAGGAGCAGCTACGTCAGCTAGAGCAGCAcctggagaagcagcagcagctggagcagctgcagcagcagcagcagctggagcaACAGGAGGTGCACCTGGAGCTGACCCCGGTGGAGCTAGGCGCCCAGCAGCAGGAGCTGCAACTGGAGCTGACCTCTGTGCAGCCAGAGCTGCAACTAGAGGTGGTGCCAGCTCCGGGAGGTTCAGCGCCAGCTCCAGCCACCGTTGTGGTGGCCCCTCCAGGTTACGTGGTGCTGCAAGAGCTCATGGTGCTGCCCGCTGTGGCCACATCCACTGTGGTAGCTATCCCGGGCCCCGCGGGGAGTGCGGCTCTGACTCCCGCCAAACAGCGGAGGAAGCGGCGAGCCCGGGACAGGCCGACCATCTGCAGCGAGTGTGGCAAGGGTTTCAGCCGCAGCACGGACCTGGTGCGACACCAAGCCACACACACTGGGGAGAGGCCGTACCTCTGCAGTGAGTGCGGCAAGAGCTTCTCACAACATTCCAACCTGGTGACCCACCAGCGCATCCACACGGGCGAGAAGCCCTATGCCTGCACCTACTGCTCCAAGTGCTTCAGCGAGAGCTCGGCGCTCGTGCAGCATCAGCGCACCCACACCGGAGAGCGGCCCTACGTCTGCGGTGACTGCGGCAAGCGCTTCAGCGTCTCCTCCAACCTGCTGCGCCACCGTCGCACCCACTCGGGAGAGCGGCCCTACGTGTGCGAGGACTGCGGCGAGCGCTTCCGGCACAAGGTGCAGATCCGCAGGCACGAGCGCCAGCTGCATGGGGCAGGACGCTCCCGAGGCCTGGGACTCCTGCGGTCCTCCAGGCCCGGGCCTTCTACAAGGGCCCAGCAGAACTCTGCATCCGGGAAGCACTGA
- the Zfp853 gene encoding zinc finger protein 853 isoform X2 — protein MELGPATQTFVLELRCLEDGGPGPDTLSGGSGGKESQEEEEVQEGSSHPQQPVLAASFGAYYYIEPEQEEPQDLRVHRVKQQPEQKRQPEHRQLQEQQPQHQLLGSQPESQQQQQDGQQQLSPPQQEQQENWPMQHQQPKPQLQVVQLPRLGQEQHLLLQQHQMMQLPHQAQQMFQQQQEQLQLQQIQQQYLVQQQVYEPVPQQQVLLLQQLVQQQQVQEQLPLQQPTQEQQQSQHPQLLQKQLLQQQRQLLLQHVQDQVLQLQQVQEQKLLQQEQFQQQLLQQQQLLQQQGQLQQQHLQQQVLVLQPQGQLQQQLLLQQQQTQLQQQLLLQQQAQLQHQLLLQQQEQLQQQLLQQQQEQLQQQQLLQKQQEQLQQHQQLQPLPPEDEEVELELMPVDVGSEQELERQQELERLQEQRQLQLKMQEQLRQLEQHLEKQQQLEQLQQQQQLEQQEVHLELTPVELGAQQQELQLELTSVQPELQLEVVPAPGGSAPAPATVVVAPPGYVVLQELMVLPAVATSTVVAIPGPAGSAALTPAKQRRKRRARDRPTICSECGKGFSRSTDLVRHQATHTGERPYLCSECGKSFSQHSNLVTHQRIHTGEKPYACTYCSKCFSESSALVQHQRTHTGERPYVCGDCGKRFSVSSNLLRHRRTHSGERPYVCEDCGERFRHKVQIRRHERQLHGAGRSRGLGLLRSSRPGPSTRAQQNSASGKH, from the exons ATGGAGCTGGGCCCAGCAACCCAGACCTTTGTGTTGGAGCTTCGATGTCTTGAGGATGGGGGTCCAGGGCCTGACACCCTCTCAG GTGGCAGTGGTGGGAAGGAAagccaggaggaagaagaggtccAGGAGGGGAGCAGCCACCCACAGCAGCCAGTGCTTGCAGCCTCATTCGGGGCCTATTACTATATTGAGCCAGAGCAGGAGGAACCGCAGGACTTGCGAGTGCACCGAGTTAAGCAGCAGCCAGAGCAGAAACGTCAGCCCGAGCACAGGCAGTTGCAAGAGCAGCAACCGCAGCATCAGCTGTTAGGATCCCAGCCAGaatcgcagcagcagcagcaagatggACAACAGCAGCTGTCTCCGCCCCAGCAAGAACAGCAGGAAAACTGGCCCATGCAGCACCAGCAACCAAAACCACAGCTGCAGGTGGTGCAGCTGCCAAGACTTGGACAAGAGCAACATTTATTGCTGCAGCAGCACCAGATGATGCAGCTTCCACACCAAGCACAACAGATGTTTCAacagcagcaggaacagctgCAACTGCAGCAAATTCAACAGCAGTATCTTGTGCAGCAGCAAGTATATGAACCTGTACCGCAGCAGCAAGTGCTGCTACTGCAGCAGCTGGTACAGCAGCAGCAAGTGCAGGAACAACTGCCATTACAGCAGCCAACGCAAGAGCAGCAACAGTCACAGCACCCACAGCTTCTCCAAAAGCAACTGTTACAACAGCAGAGACAGTTGCTGCTGCAGCATGTGCAAGATCAAGTATTGCAGTTACAACAAGTGCAAGAGCAGAAGCTGTTGCAACAGGAGCAGTTTCAGCAGCAGCTGCTCCAACAGCAGCAACTGCTGCAGCAGCAGGGACAGTTGCAACAGCAACACTTACAGCAGCAGGTACTGGTGCTGCAGCCACAGGGACAGCTACAGCAGCAACTATTGCTGCAGCAGCAACAGACACAGTTGCAGCAGCAGCTGTTGCTGCAGCAACAGGCACAATTGCAGCACCAACTATTACTGCAGCAGCAGGAACAGTTGCAGCAGCAGTTATTGCAACAGCAGCAGGAACagttgcagcagcagcagttatTGCAAAAGCAGCAGGAACAGCtacagcagcaccagcagctgcAGCCTCTTCCACCAGAGGACGAGGAAGTGGAACTTGAGCTCATGCCGGTGGACGTGGGGTctgagcaggagctggagaggcagcAAGAGCTGGAAAGACTGCAGGAACAGCGGCAGCTGCAGCTAAAAATGCAGGAGCAGCTACGTCAGCTAGAGCAGCAcctggagaagcagcagcagctggagcagctgcagcagcagcagcagctggagcaACAGGAGGTGCACCTGGAGCTGACCCCGGTGGAGCTAGGCGCCCAGCAGCAGGAGCTGCAACTGGAGCTGACCTCTGTGCAGCCAGAGCTGCAACTAGAGGTGGTGCCAGCTCCGGGAGGTTCAGCGCCAGCTCCAGCCACCGTTGTGGTGGCCCCTCCAGGTTACGTGGTGCTGCAAGAGCTCATGGTGCTGCCCGCTGTGGCCACATCCACTGTGGTAGCTATCCCGGGCCCCGCGGGGAGTGCGGCTCTGACTCCCGCCAAACAGCGGAGGAAGCGGCGAGCCCGGGACAGGCCGACCATCTGCAGCGAGTGTGGCAAGGGTTTCAGCCGCAGCACGGACCTGGTGCGACACCAAGCCACACACACTGGGGAGAGGCCGTACCTCTGCAGTGAGTGCGGCAAGAGCTTCTCACAACATTCCAACCTGGTGACCCACCAGCGCATCCACACGGGCGAGAAGCCCTATGCCTGCACCTACTGCTCCAAGTGCTTCAGCGAGAGCTCGGCGCTCGTGCAGCATCAGCGCACCCACACCGGAGAGCGGCCCTACGTCTGCGGTGACTGCGGCAAGCGCTTCAGCGTCTCCTCCAACCTGCTGCGCCACCGTCGCACCCACTCGGGAGAGCGGCCCTACGTGTGCGAGGACTGCGGCGAGCGCTTCCGGCACAAGGTGCAGATCCGCAGGCACGAGCGCCAGCTGCATGGGGCAGGACGCTCCCGAGGCCTGGGACTCCTGCGGTCCTCCAGGCCCGGGCCTTCTACAAGGGCCCAGCAGAACTCTGCATCCGGGAAGCACTGA
- the Zfp853 gene encoding zinc finger protein 853 isoform X1, translating into MLFQPAPGDPGVTARMELGPATQTFVLELRCLEDGGPGPDTLSGGSGGKESQEEEEVQEGSSHPQQPVLAASFGAYYYIEPEQEEPQDLRVHRVKQQPEQKRQPEHRQLQEQQPQHQLLGSQPESQQQQQDGQQQLSPPQQEQQENWPMQHQQPKPQLQVVQLPRLGQEQHLLLQQHQMMQLPHQAQQMFQQQQEQLQLQQIQQQYLVQQQVYEPVPQQQVLLLQQLVQQQQVQEQLPLQQPTQEQQQSQHPQLLQKQLLQQQRQLLLQHVQDQVLQLQQVQEQKLLQQEQFQQQLLQQQQLLQQQGQLQQQHLQQQVLVLQPQGQLQQQLLLQQQQTQLQQQLLLQQQAQLQHQLLLQQQEQLQQQLLQQQQEQLQQQQLLQKQQEQLQQHQQLQPLPPEDEEVELELMPVDVGSEQELERQQELERLQEQRQLQLKMQEQLRQLEQHLEKQQQLEQLQQQQQLEQQEVHLELTPVELGAQQQELQLELTSVQPELQLEVVPAPGGSAPAPATVVVAPPGYVVLQELMVLPAVATSTVVAIPGPAGSAALTPAKQRRKRRARDRPTICSECGKGFSRSTDLVRHQATHTGERPYLCSECGKSFSQHSNLVTHQRIHTGEKPYACTYCSKCFSESSALVQHQRTHTGERPYVCGDCGKRFSVSSNLLRHRRTHSGERPYVCEDCGERFRHKVQIRRHERQLHGAGRSRGLGLLRSSRPGPSTRAQQNSASGKH; encoded by the exons CCTGCTCCGGGAGACCCTGGTGTGACCGCCAGGATGGAGCTGGGCCCAGCAACCCAGACCTTTGTGTTGGAGCTTCGATGTCTTGAGGATGGGGGTCCAGGGCCTGACACCCTCTCAG GTGGCAGTGGTGGGAAGGAAagccaggaggaagaagaggtccAGGAGGGGAGCAGCCACCCACAGCAGCCAGTGCTTGCAGCCTCATTCGGGGCCTATTACTATATTGAGCCAGAGCAGGAGGAACCGCAGGACTTGCGAGTGCACCGAGTTAAGCAGCAGCCAGAGCAGAAACGTCAGCCCGAGCACAGGCAGTTGCAAGAGCAGCAACCGCAGCATCAGCTGTTAGGATCCCAGCCAGaatcgcagcagcagcagcaagatggACAACAGCAGCTGTCTCCGCCCCAGCAAGAACAGCAGGAAAACTGGCCCATGCAGCACCAGCAACCAAAACCACAGCTGCAGGTGGTGCAGCTGCCAAGACTTGGACAAGAGCAACATTTATTGCTGCAGCAGCACCAGATGATGCAGCTTCCACACCAAGCACAACAGATGTTTCAacagcagcaggaacagctgCAACTGCAGCAAATTCAACAGCAGTATCTTGTGCAGCAGCAAGTATATGAACCTGTACCGCAGCAGCAAGTGCTGCTACTGCAGCAGCTGGTACAGCAGCAGCAAGTGCAGGAACAACTGCCATTACAGCAGCCAACGCAAGAGCAGCAACAGTCACAGCACCCACAGCTTCTCCAAAAGCAACTGTTACAACAGCAGAGACAGTTGCTGCTGCAGCATGTGCAAGATCAAGTATTGCAGTTACAACAAGTGCAAGAGCAGAAGCTGTTGCAACAGGAGCAGTTTCAGCAGCAGCTGCTCCAACAGCAGCAACTGCTGCAGCAGCAGGGACAGTTGCAACAGCAACACTTACAGCAGCAGGTACTGGTGCTGCAGCCACAGGGACAGCTACAGCAGCAACTATTGCTGCAGCAGCAACAGACACAGTTGCAGCAGCAGCTGTTGCTGCAGCAACAGGCACAATTGCAGCACCAACTATTACTGCAGCAGCAGGAACAGTTGCAGCAGCAGTTATTGCAACAGCAGCAGGAACagttgcagcagcagcagttatTGCAAAAGCAGCAGGAACAGCtacagcagcaccagcagctgcAGCCTCTTCCACCAGAGGACGAGGAAGTGGAACTTGAGCTCATGCCGGTGGACGTGGGGTctgagcaggagctggagaggcagcAAGAGCTGGAAAGACTGCAGGAACAGCGGCAGCTGCAGCTAAAAATGCAGGAGCAGCTACGTCAGCTAGAGCAGCAcctggagaagcagcagcagctggagcagctgcagcagcagcagcagctggagcaACAGGAGGTGCACCTGGAGCTGACCCCGGTGGAGCTAGGCGCCCAGCAGCAGGAGCTGCAACTGGAGCTGACCTCTGTGCAGCCAGAGCTGCAACTAGAGGTGGTGCCAGCTCCGGGAGGTTCAGCGCCAGCTCCAGCCACCGTTGTGGTGGCCCCTCCAGGTTACGTGGTGCTGCAAGAGCTCATGGTGCTGCCCGCTGTGGCCACATCCACTGTGGTAGCTATCCCGGGCCCCGCGGGGAGTGCGGCTCTGACTCCCGCCAAACAGCGGAGGAAGCGGCGAGCCCGGGACAGGCCGACCATCTGCAGCGAGTGTGGCAAGGGTTTCAGCCGCAGCACGGACCTGGTGCGACACCAAGCCACACACACTGGGGAGAGGCCGTACCTCTGCAGTGAGTGCGGCAAGAGCTTCTCACAACATTCCAACCTGGTGACCCACCAGCGCATCCACACGGGCGAGAAGCCCTATGCCTGCACCTACTGCTCCAAGTGCTTCAGCGAGAGCTCGGCGCTCGTGCAGCATCAGCGCACCCACACCGGAGAGCGGCCCTACGTCTGCGGTGACTGCGGCAAGCGCTTCAGCGTCTCCTCCAACCTGCTGCGCCACCGTCGCACCCACTCGGGAGAGCGGCCCTACGTGTGCGAGGACTGCGGCGAGCGCTTCCGGCACAAGGTGCAGATCCGCAGGCACGAGCGCCAGCTGCATGGGGCAGGACGCTCCCGAGGCCTGGGACTCCTGCGGTCCTCCAGGCCCGGGCCTTCTACAAGGGCCCAGCAGAACTCTGCATCCGGGAAGCACTGA